In Treponema primitia ZAS-2, a genomic segment contains:
- a CDS encoding hexokinase, with protein MSSSFKPGELADFARYHGFHYDIIDPVQLVQEIRVDLERGLRGQSSSLPMIPTYISPIARVPAGRTVLALDAGGTNLRAARVRFDESGKAIAEGTRKAPMPGTKGQVTADQFFDQIAEIAAPLLDKSGNIEGIGFCFSYPMEVTKEADGILLAFSKEVDAPAVIGKSIGQGLRDALARCKVKAPEKIILLNDTVSTLLCGLVDIPVDGRREGPDKYGIPGGPMIGFILGTGFNTAYPEKSIPKIGFESETAPQIVVCETGGFMPRYLGYLDKEYDNTTKNPGTYAQEKASAGAYLGPLSFHILKQAVREGVLSFNRSDEFLAWPTLQTKDLNSFLRAPLAMEGPIGELFGKDERDALASFVYLCSIVTERGALLSAAILAATVERMDAGYDPFAPIRIAVEGTTYVRYKGMREALESYLHVMLNAGKPRSYVISPVEQASLFGAAVAALTE; from the coding sequence GTGAGTTCATCCTTTAAGCCCGGAGAATTGGCGGATTTTGCCCGTTACCATGGGTTTCATTACGATATTATTGATCCCGTGCAGTTGGTGCAGGAAATCCGCGTTGACCTGGAGCGGGGTCTGCGGGGACAGAGTTCCAGTCTCCCCATGATCCCTACCTATATAAGCCCTATCGCCAGGGTACCTGCGGGCCGGACCGTCCTGGCCCTGGACGCCGGGGGCACCAATCTCCGGGCAGCCCGGGTCCGTTTTGACGAAAGCGGCAAAGCCATCGCCGAAGGTACCCGGAAGGCCCCTATGCCGGGCACCAAAGGCCAGGTAACGGCGGACCAGTTTTTTGACCAAATCGCCGAAATCGCCGCCCCCCTACTGGACAAATCTGGGAACATCGAAGGCATCGGCTTTTGTTTTTCCTACCCCATGGAAGTCACCAAAGAAGCAGACGGGATACTCCTGGCTTTCAGTAAGGAAGTGGACGCCCCGGCAGTGATCGGCAAATCCATAGGCCAAGGGCTGCGGGACGCCTTGGCCCGGTGCAAGGTCAAGGCTCCGGAGAAGATCATCCTCCTCAATGATACGGTGTCCACCCTGCTCTGCGGCCTGGTAGATATCCCCGTTGACGGGAGGCGGGAAGGCCCGGACAAGTACGGCATACCCGGGGGGCCCATGATCGGCTTTATCCTGGGAACCGGGTTCAACACTGCCTACCCGGAGAAGAGCATCCCAAAAATAGGCTTTGAATCCGAAACGGCGCCTCAGATCGTGGTCTGCGAGACCGGCGGGTTTATGCCCCGCTACCTGGGCTACCTGGACAAGGAGTACGATAACACAACAAAAAACCCCGGCACCTACGCCCAGGAAAAGGCCTCCGCCGGAGCCTACCTGGGTCCCCTCAGCTTCCACATATTAAAACAGGCTGTCCGTGAGGGGGTCTTGAGCTTTAATCGCTCCGATGAATTCCTCGCCTGGCCTACCCTGCAAACCAAGGACCTAAATTCATTCCTCCGCGCCCCCCTGGCCATGGAGGGCCCCATAGGGGAACTCTTCGGCAAGGATGAACGGGATGCCCTGGCTTCCTTTGTCTACCTGTGTTCCATTGTAACCGAACGAGGGGCACTGCTCTCCGCCGCCATCCTCGCCGCCACGGTGGAACGGATGGATGCGGGTTACGATCCCTTTGCGCCGATCCGTATCGCCGTGGAAGGGACCACCTATGTGCGGTACAAGGGTATGCGGGAAGCCCTGGAATCCTACCTGCATGTCATGCTGAATGCCGGCAAGCCCCGATCCTACGTGATATCCCCGGTGGAACAGGCCTCCCTCTTCGGCGCCGCTGTGGCTGCATTAACCGAGTAA
- a CDS encoding ABC transporter ATP-binding protein yields MADTKGERIYELSHVSFAYKKKDILKDISLNIVKGENLGIVGESGSGKTTLLALLLRLYKARIGNIAFYGRPLNDMTKGEVKNFRSKVQPVFQDPYLSLDPTQKIESIIGEPLDSLKLAAGREEKRAKIIAALQSVGLEGDILDRFPGEFSGGQRQRISIARALVTNPEVLIADEPVSALDMITKIEILTLLHTLKQNRNFTLIMVSHDLPVVADISARIIVLDRGEIIEDELTRELITAPKHSRTKELIESSIPI; encoded by the coding sequence ATGGCAGATACTAAGGGCGAAAGGATCTATGAGCTTTCCCATGTTAGTTTTGCTTATAAGAAAAAAGATATTCTGAAAGACATCAGCCTGAATATTGTAAAGGGTGAAAACCTTGGGATAGTCGGGGAATCGGGCAGCGGTAAAACTACCCTCCTGGCACTGCTTCTGCGGCTTTACAAGGCACGGATAGGGAACATTGCTTTTTACGGTAGGCCCCTTAATGATATGACAAAGGGGGAAGTCAAAAATTTCAGAAGTAAGGTTCAGCCGGTTTTTCAGGACCCCTATCTTTCCCTCGACCCAACCCAGAAAATTGAGAGCATCATTGGCGAACCCCTGGACTCATTAAAACTGGCAGCGGGCAGGGAAGAAAAAAGGGCAAAAATTATTGCCGCCCTGCAAAGCGTCGGTCTGGAAGGGGATATACTCGACCGCTTTCCCGGGGAATTTTCAGGCGGTCAGCGGCAGCGCATTTCTATTGCCAGGGCCTTGGTTACCAATCCTGAAGTGCTTATCGCCGATGAACCGGTGAGTGCCCTGGATATGATTACTAAAATTGAAATACTCACATTGCTGCACACATTGAAGCAGAATAGAAATTTTACCCTGATTATGGTCTCCCACGATCTCCCGGTGGTGGCGGATATTTCTGCGCGGATCATCGTACTTGATCGGGGCGAGATAATCGAAGACGAACTGACCCGGGAGCTTATCACGGCGCCAAAACATTCCCGCACAAAAGAGCTTATAGAATCCAGCATCCCCATCTGA
- a CDS encoding carboxylesterase/lipase family protein, translating to MIIKKLLILCVILVAVGTFAFAKGNAQQGSAPQERALPTAAPEAPIVKVAGGQLKGFVEGDGTLAFTGIQYAVAERFGKPQPVPAWQGVKPAQVYGNTAMIPVQTAVGYDEFAWPHRYYIQSEDCLNLNVWTQSLSTGAKKPVLFFIHGGGFNNGSSIEAVAYEGGNLSKYGDVVVVTVNHRLNALGYLDLSSFGDAYKESANLGMLDLVAALQWVKDNIAQFGGDPSRVAIFGQSGGSTKVHTLYHMPSAKGLFSAGVGQSSGVFNALPKEQANRVGQLTVQKLGLTQATIGQIKTIDYRTLLAAAEASLADATKEFGVNVAWRSVIDNNVVLADYPDWANAIPYMAGQVLSETASNNLNLIAQGINKNTWTDTEINSRLTERFGSNATAVRDEFLRLFPGKKPQDALFYDISRRPQTKGALADKAKNATAPVYNYVFAYEAPANGGILPFHCSELLYIFHNVGLRELTKATGGTADAYKVQDVIAQAWINFAATGNPSQPGLEWKPFDPATKTGTMIFDVNSRFAPHDDQKLEQLMAAK from the coding sequence ATGATAATAAAGAAATTGCTGATCCTATGTGTAATTCTCGTAGCGGTGGGTACCTTTGCGTTCGCCAAAGGCAACGCACAACAGGGCAGCGCACCACAGGAAAGGGCTCTCCCCACAGCGGCCCCTGAGGCGCCGATTGTCAAGGTAGCCGGCGGTCAGCTCAAGGGATTCGTTGAAGGGGACGGGACCTTGGCTTTTACCGGTATCCAGTACGCGGTGGCCGAGCGCTTTGGCAAACCCCAGCCCGTACCGGCTTGGCAGGGGGTTAAACCCGCCCAGGTGTACGGCAATACTGCCATGATCCCGGTCCAGACTGCAGTCGGCTACGATGAATTTGCGTGGCCCCACAGGTATTATATTCAGAGCGAGGACTGTCTGAATCTCAATGTATGGACCCAGTCCCTCTCTACCGGCGCAAAGAAGCCAGTTCTGTTTTTCATTCACGGCGGCGGATTCAACAATGGTTCTTCCATTGAGGCCGTTGCCTACGAAGGCGGAAACCTGAGCAAGTATGGTGACGTGGTGGTAGTAACCGTGAACCACCGGCTCAACGCCCTGGGGTATCTGGATCTTTCATCCTTTGGGGATGCCTACAAAGAGTCCGCCAACCTCGGCATGCTGGACCTAGTAGCCGCCCTTCAATGGGTCAAGGACAATATCGCTCAGTTCGGCGGAGACCCCAGCCGGGTGGCCATTTTTGGTCAGTCCGGCGGTTCCACCAAGGTGCACACCCTGTATCACATGCCCTCTGCAAAGGGCCTTTTTTCCGCAGGAGTGGGCCAGAGCTCCGGTGTCTTTAATGCCCTGCCCAAAGAACAAGCCAATCGGGTCGGTCAGTTGACCGTACAGAAACTTGGCCTTACCCAGGCCACTATCGGCCAGATTAAAACCATTGACTACCGTACCCTGTTGGCTGCGGCTGAAGCATCTCTTGCAGATGCCACCAAAGAATTCGGTGTAAACGTCGCCTGGCGTTCAGTGATCGACAACAATGTGGTTCTGGCGGATTATCCCGACTGGGCCAACGCCATTCCCTACATGGCCGGACAGGTACTTAGCGAGACTGCCAGCAATAACCTGAATTTGATTGCCCAGGGCATTAACAAAAATACCTGGACCGATACAGAAATCAATTCAAGGCTTACCGAGCGCTTTGGCAGCAATGCCACTGCCGTGAGAGACGAATTCCTCCGGCTCTTCCCCGGTAAGAAACCCCAGGATGCTCTTTTCTATGACATCAGCCGCAGGCCCCAGACCAAGGGTGCTTTGGCAGACAAGGCCAAAAATGCAACTGCCCCGGTGTACAACTATGTGTTTGCTTACGAAGCTCCCGCAAACGGCGGCATCTTGCCCTTCCATTGCTCAGAGCTGCTCTATATATTCCACAATGTGGGGCTCAGGGAACTCACCAAGGCCACCGGCGGAACGGCTGATGCCTACAAGGTGCAGGATGTTATAGCCCAGGCATGGATTAACTTTGCCGCCACCGGCAATCCGAGCCAGCCCGGCCTGGAATGGAAGCCCTTTGATCCGGCGACAAAAACCGGCACCATGATTTTTGATGTGAACAGCCGTTTTGCTCCCCATGATGATCAGAAGTTAGAGCAGCTCATGGCTGCCAAATAA
- a CDS encoding carboxylesterase/lipase family protein, which yields MKKLLMLCVILVAAGSFAFAKGNAEPGKSIPTTPPEMPIVKVSGGQLKGFVEGDGTLAFTGVRYAVAERFGKPQPVPAWQGIKPAQVYGPIPMVPEQTAVGYDEFVWPHRYYIQSEDCQYLNLWTQTLSSSAKKPVMIFIHGGSFNNGSAMEAVSYEGGNLSKFGDVVVITVNHRINVLGYLDLSSFGDAYKDTTNLGQLDLIAALQWVQENVAQFGGDPNNVTIFGQSGGCRKVQSLLHMPAAEGLFSKAIGHSSIYNPITQEQANRIGQLTVQKLGLTAATLDQIKTIDYRTLLAAGVYALGEAGKEYGISFSGWNVSIDNVTLLATYPEFAKSIPFIQGTVFSEAANNNLNLIAQGINKNTWTAAETDQYLAKRFGSDAAAVKAAFTGLFPEKKPQDAFFYDIGRRGPTLDYLVEKAQSGSAPVYNYLFAFEAPVNGGVLPFHCSELTYVFHNVNLREVTRATGGTVDVYKMQDVMAQAWINFARTGNPSQPGLEWKPFDPATKTGTLVFDTNSRFAPLDDQNLRQIMAAR from the coding sequence ATGAAGAAATTGCTAATGCTATGCGTAATTCTCGTAGCAGCGGGTTCTTTTGCGTTTGCCAAGGGCAACGCAGAGCCGGGGAAAAGTATCCCCACAACGCCCCCTGAGATGCCTATTGTCAAGGTATCCGGCGGACAACTCAAGGGATTTGTTGAAGGGGACGGGACTTTGGCCTTCACCGGTGTCCGGTATGCGGTGGCCGAGCGCTTTGGCAAACCCCAGCCCGTACCGGCTTGGCAGGGGATAAAACCTGCCCAGGTATACGGACCTATCCCCATGGTTCCGGAGCAAACTGCGGTCGGTTATGATGAATTTGTCTGGCCTCACCGGTATTATATCCAGAGTGAAGACTGTCAGTATCTCAATTTATGGACCCAGACTCTTTCTTCCAGTGCAAAGAAACCGGTTATGATCTTTATCCACGGCGGCAGCTTCAATAACGGTTCTGCCATGGAAGCCGTTTCCTACGAAGGCGGAAACCTGAGTAAGTTCGGCGATGTGGTTGTAATAACCGTAAACCACCGGATCAATGTCTTGGGCTATTTAGACCTTTCCTCCTTTGGGGATGCGTACAAAGATACTACCAACCTCGGCCAGCTTGACCTGATTGCCGCCCTTCAGTGGGTTCAGGAAAATGTCGCCCAGTTTGGCGGCGACCCCAACAATGTAACCATCTTCGGCCAGTCCGGCGGATGTCGAAAGGTACAATCCCTTTTGCACATGCCGGCTGCTGAGGGTCTCTTTTCCAAAGCCATTGGTCATAGCAGTATTTATAATCCTATAACCCAGGAACAGGCCAACCGGATTGGCCAGCTCACGGTACAAAAACTCGGCCTTACCGCGGCCACCCTGGACCAGATTAAAACAATAGACTACCGGACCCTGCTGGCTGCCGGTGTATACGCCCTTGGTGAAGCGGGCAAGGAATATGGCATAAGTTTCAGTGGCTGGAATGTATCGATTGACAATGTAACTCTTTTGGCCACCTATCCCGAATTTGCCAAGTCCATACCCTTTATTCAGGGCACCGTGTTCAGCGAAGCTGCCAACAACAATCTGAATCTCATCGCCCAGGGCATTAACAAGAACACCTGGACCGCCGCAGAAACGGACCAGTATCTTGCCAAGCGTTTCGGTTCCGATGCCGCCGCCGTAAAGGCTGCGTTTACAGGGCTCTTCCCCGAGAAGAAACCCCAGGATGCTTTTTTCTATGATATTGGCCGCCGCGGCCCCACCTTGGACTACTTGGTAGAAAAAGCCCAGAGCGGATCTGCCCCGGTATACAACTACCTGTTCGCCTTCGAAGCTCCCGTAAATGGCGGGGTTCTCCCCTTCCATTGTTCTGAACTGACCTATGTGTTTCACAATGTGAACCTCAGGGAAGTCACGAGAGCCACCGGCGGAACGGTGGATGTTTATAAGATGCAGGATGTTATGGCCCAGGCATGGATTAACTTTGCCCGCACCGGCAATCCGAGCCAGCCCGGCCTGGAGTGGAAGCCCTTTGATCCCGCGACCAAAACCGGCACCCTGGTCTTTGATACCAACAGCCGCTTTGCCCCGCTGGATGATCAGAACCTGCGGCAGATCATGGCTGCCAGATAG